A region from the Candidatus Electrothrix scaldis genome encodes:
- a CDS encoding thrombospondin type 3 repeat-containing protein, whose amino-acid sequence MCPDGDDKVDTDADGVPDTCDNCLAVSNPTQEDNDGDNIGNACDICQSGPDNIDIDNDGVPDACDVCPDGDDKVDTDADGVPDACDNCLAVSNPTQEDNDGDNIGNACDICQSGPDNIDIDNDGVPDACDVCPDGDDKVDTDADGVPDTCDNCLEVSNPTQADNDGDNIGDACDICQNGPDNIDTDHDGIPDACDICPDGDDKVDTDADGVPDTCDNCLAVSNPTQEDNDGDNIGNACDICQSGPDNIDIDNDGIPDACDICPDGDDKVDTDADGVPDTCDNCLAVSNPTQKDNDGDNIGDACDICQSGPDNVDTDYDGVPDACDICPDGDDKVDTDGDGVPDTCDNCLAVSNPTQEDNDSDNIGDACDICQNGPDNLDFDNDGVPDACDVCLDGDDKVDTDADGIPDACDNCLEVSNPTQADNDGDNIGDACDICQNGPDNLDFDNDGVPNACDICLDGDDNIDTDADGVPDSCDICPNGPDNVDTDNNGVPDACERNIILTPIYQLLL is encoded by the coding sequence ATCTGTCCTGATGGCGACGATAAGGTCGATACTGACGCAGATGGCGTACCCGATACGTGCGATAACTGTCTAGCTGTTAGCAATCCTACACAAGAGGATAATGACGGCGATAATATTGGTAACGCTTGTGATATCTGTCAAAGCGGACCTGATAACATAGATATCGATAATGATGGCGTACCCGATGCCTGCGATGTATGCCCTGATGGCGATGATAAGGTCGACACTGACGCGGATGGCGTACCCGATGCTTGCGATAACTGTCTAGCTGTTAGCAATCCTACACAAGAGGATAATGACGGCGATAATATTGGTAACGCTTGTGATATCTGTCAAAGCGGACCTGATAACATAGATATCGATAATGATGGCGTACCCGATGCCTGCGATGTATGCCCTGATGGCGATGATAAGGTCGATACTGACGCGGATGGCGTACCCGATACGTGCGATAACTGTCTAGAAGTTAGTAATCCCACACAGGCTGATAATGACGGTGATAATATTGGTGACGCTTGTGATATATGTCAAAATGGCCCTGACAACATAGATACTGATCATGATGGCATACCCGATGCCTGCGATATCTGTCCTGATGGCGATGATAAGGTCGATACTGACGCGGATGGCGTACCCGATACGTGCGATAACTGTCTAGCTGTTAGCAATCCTACACAAGAGGATAATGACGGCGATAATATTGGTAACGCTTGTGATATCTGTCAAAGCGGACCTGATAACATAGATATCGATAATGATGGCATACCCGATGCCTGCGATATCTGTCCTGATGGCGACGATAAGGTCGATACTGACGCGGATGGCGTACCCGATACGTGCGATAACTGTCTAGCTGTTAGCAATCCTACACAAAAGGATAATGACGGTGATAATATTGGTGACGCCTGTGATATATGTCAAAGCGGACCTGATAACGTAGACACTGATTATGATGGTGTTCCAGATGCCTGCGATATCTGCCCAGATGGCGATGATAAGGTCGATACCGACGGTGATGGCGTACCCGATACGTGCGATAACTGTCTAGCTGTTAGCAATCCTACACAAGAGGATAATGACAGCGATAATATTGGCGACGCTTGTGATATCTGTCAGAACGGGCCTGATAACCTAGATTTCGATAACGATGGCGTCCCAGATGCCTGCGATGTTTGTCTGGATGGCGATGATAAAGTCGATACCGACGCGGATGGGATTCCCGATGCTTGTGATAATTGTCTAGAAGTTAGCAACCCCACTCAAGCTGATAATGACGGTGACAATATCGGTGACGCTTGTGATATATGTCAGAACGGGCCTGATAACCTAGATTTCGATAATGATGGCGTCCCAAATGCCTGCGATATTTGTCTGGATGGCGATGATAATATAGATACTGACGCTGATGGGGTTCCTGATTCTTGCGATATCTGCCCGAACGGGCCTGATAACGTGGACACCGATAATAATGGCGTACCTGATGCCTGTGAACGAAATATAATCCTTACTCCGATTTATCAGTTACTTTTGTAA
- a CDS encoding right-handed parallel beta-helix repeat-containing protein, translating to MPSKKTKHLILFCTLFSLFLNTSCQSQYAEASSPQAPKPVTQEYFDQVVQHNLQVAHEKALSLMDLHFHDKGRKLLVPTQYKTIQSAINAATTGDSVIVKEGIYYEQLVMKDGVKLISDASNDGNTFVPVDQALLQLPRRTLRTVIDGSKSSPSHHGMFDFSEGIGPTSIIDGFTIQNMPKQNHHNAGHAHAINMRGASAVVMNCLIRKNGSTGIGNHVFFKDQKQPMPTRDFRWQNINTRSSAVLYHNIIKDNFGLGIGCNHFSTPWVLGNEIFGNDDSELTGSPSPGIGTKHGAAPNILGNIVHDNPGGGILTGRGEPQGKYQIDKPTAPLIAQNIVFSNGKNKPGIGNEAAGSAELPVRILNNLVIREHAVGIGLMNGGVSIVEDNRVDQTGSVGIAINSSTVLRLNRNQISKTGSPGIVLVFGSKVHEMKDNTMTNTRGPKLVVEESEIYSR from the coding sequence ATGCCATCAAAAAAAACAAAGCATCTCATCCTGTTCTGTACCCTCTTCTCACTCTTTCTCAACACGTCCTGCCAGTCACAATACGCAGAAGCAAGCTCTCCTCAAGCTCCCAAACCTGTTACCCAGGAGTATTTTGATCAAGTCGTACAACACAATCTCCAGGTGGCCCACGAGAAAGCCCTGAGCCTGATGGATTTACATTTTCATGATAAGGGGAGAAAACTACTCGTTCCCACACAGTACAAGACCATTCAGTCGGCTATCAATGCCGCAACAACGGGGGATTCCGTGATTGTTAAGGAAGGGATCTATTACGAACAGCTAGTCATGAAGGACGGGGTGAAGCTTATTTCAGATGCCTCCAACGATGGCAATACATTCGTTCCCGTTGATCAAGCGCTCTTGCAGCTGCCCCGTAGAACCCTGCGGACGGTTATTGATGGCTCTAAATCCTCCCCATCCCATCACGGGATGTTTGATTTCAGCGAGGGAATTGGTCCGACAAGCATCATTGATGGCTTTACCATCCAAAATATGCCCAAACAGAACCACCACAATGCTGGTCATGCCCATGCTATCAACATGAGAGGAGCAAGTGCCGTGGTTATGAACTGTCTTATCCGCAAAAATGGTTCCACAGGAATCGGCAATCACGTCTTTTTTAAGGACCAAAAACAGCCTATGCCTACCCGGGATTTCCGTTGGCAGAACATCAACACCAGATCTTCCGCTGTACTTTATCATAATATTATCAAGGACAATTTTGGTTTAGGCATCGGGTGTAATCATTTTTCCACCCCCTGGGTCTTGGGCAATGAAATTTTTGGCAACGATGATTCGGAACTTACCGGAAGCCCCTCACCAGGCATTGGCACGAAACACGGCGCAGCGCCTAACATTCTCGGCAATATAGTGCATGATAATCCTGGTGGAGGTATCCTGACCGGGAGAGGTGAGCCTCAGGGAAAATATCAGATAGATAAGCCGACCGCTCCTCTGATTGCGCAGAATATCGTCTTCAGCAATGGCAAGAATAAACCGGGCATAGGAAATGAAGCAGCCGGTTCAGCAGAGCTGCCAGTCAGAATCCTCAATAATCTTGTGATCAGAGAACACGCTGTCGGAATTGGCTTAATGAATGGGGGCGTGAGTATTGTGGAGGATAATCGTGTTGACCAGACCGGCTCTGTGGGAATAGCCATTAATAGCAGCACGGTCCTGAGGCTGAACCGTAATCAGATAAGCAAAACTGGTTCTCCAGGTATTGTTCTTGTCTTCGGCTCAAAGGTGCATGAAATGAAAGACAATACCATGACTAATACTCGTGGACCCAAGCTGGTCGTTGAGGAGAGCGAGATTTATTCACGCTAA
- a CDS encoding PilZ domain-containing protein, with amino-acid sequence MNGLNNRQFTRMNIRWAVQIDFESTQYRYFVENLSLSGFLVKEECGLTMGDICKITIKESALYTDAVIRAAGLIVRKTEQITAFEFIGMKLNSYCYLQASLLTKAIKPSDLVTEIVQSNIFSFDRDLVFNSARNFDRNEISILLDDLGL; translated from the coding sequence ATGAATGGATTAAATAATCGACAATTTACCCGGATGAATATTCGCTGGGCTGTTCAGATTGATTTCGAGTCCACGCAATATCGGTATTTTGTCGAGAATCTTAGTTTAAGTGGTTTTCTCGTTAAGGAAGAGTGCGGACTGACGATGGGAGATATCTGTAAAATAACTATAAAAGAATCAGCTTTGTATACAGACGCTGTTATTCGTGCCGCCGGTTTAATTGTCAGGAAAACAGAACAGATTACTGCTTTTGAATTTATCGGTATGAAATTGAATAGCTATTGTTACCTTCAGGCAAGCCTGTTGACCAAAGCTATCAAACCTTCGGACTTGGTAACTGAGATTGTTCAAAGCAATATTTTTAGCTTCGATAGAGACTTAGTTTTCAATAGTGCTCGTAATTTTGATAGAAATGAGATATCGATTTTGCTTGATGATCTTGGCCTCTAG
- the cobO gene encoding cob(I)yrinic acid a,c-diamide adenosyltransferase: protein MNKKGLILLFTGHGKGKTTAALGMTLRAAGHGMKTCFIQFIKGSWKYGEMEAMTRFQEEIDFHVMGRGFTWNSDDLEKDKEAAREAWKMAKEAIVSGEYHTVVLDEFTYLLRYGMIEKEEALKVLGSKPADLHICITGRDAVEELIELADLVTEMKPVKHPYQKGITAQKGVEF from the coding sequence ATGAACAAAAAAGGACTGATCCTTCTTTTCACCGGACATGGGAAGGGAAAAACCACGGCTGCATTGGGCATGACGTTACGAGCGGCTGGACACGGAATGAAAACCTGTTTTATTCAATTTATTAAGGGGAGCTGGAAATACGGTGAAATGGAGGCGATGACCCGCTTTCAGGAGGAGATAGATTTTCACGTTATGGGACGGGGGTTTACCTGGAATTCCGATGATCTGGAAAAAGACAAAGAGGCTGCCAGAGAGGCGTGGAAAATGGCTAAGGAAGCTATAGTATCAGGAGAATATCACACCGTGGTGCTGGATGAATTTACCTATTTGTTGCGTTACGGAATGATTGAAAAAGAGGAGGCCTTGAAGGTACTAGGGAGCAAGCCCGCAGACCTGCATATCTGCATTACCGGGCGTGATGCGGTGGAAGAACTCATTGAACTTGCCGATCTGGTTACGGAAATGAAACCGGTAAAACATCCGTATCAGAAAGGAATAACGGCGCAGAAGGGTGTGGAATTTTAA
- a CDS encoding PilZ domain-containing protein, with protein sequence MNRRQFTRIKSPFPVILNFGRNKYESFANNFSLGGMYVQGWFDQDIGDSCEIKLSFSDKPELTIEAICSVVRQDKDGLALRFTSMEPDSFLFLQEALLYKNNAHWCSQPDWCTPPPTPPAYSWKML encoded by the coding sequence ATGAATAGACGTCAATTCACCCGTATCAAGTCCCCTTTTCCAGTTATTCTCAATTTCGGCAGAAACAAATATGAGTCTTTTGCAAACAATTTCAGCCTTGGTGGGATGTATGTTCAAGGCTGGTTTGACCAAGATATTGGTGATAGTTGCGAGATAAAATTATCTTTCTCAGACAAGCCAGAACTAACTATTGAAGCTATTTGCTCCGTTGTCCGCCAGGACAAAGACGGTCTTGCATTGCGCTTCACTTCTATGGAGCCAGACAGCTTTTTATTCCTCCAGGAAGCCCTGTTATATAAAAATAACGCGCATTGGTGCAGTCAACCGGATTGGTGTACCCCACCTCCAACACCTCCGGCCTATAGCTGGAAAATGCTGTAG
- the dnaN gene encoding DNA polymerase III subunit beta, with amino-acid sequence MPFHFNIAREDLLRAISAQQQITNKKGTLAILANVLMEVRNNEIVFMATDLEISLRQAVPAEVFEEGSLTIPSKKLFELARESGSPTLNFKEGEKNWINITAGSSTYKLAGMVADEFPQFEQYNEDDLVVIEGEVISDLIDKTIFSIATEKENMYNLNAALFQQFVENEKTVFRMVTSDGHRLSIMRRESNGSPLPHFEKFILIPRRGIQQIRKFGEEQDTFQLGIEKKKIVLKSDDSILIIRLMEGEFPDFENILNFVSKESNILINKILFLEALKRINLFTEDTFHAIKFELENNQLVLTSEHADFGSARDEIAIEYSGDSLSLGFNCRYFMDALQVMEGENIQASISSNESPCLITSEEDEGFLGIIMPMKLS; translated from the coding sequence ATGCCGTTTCACTTCAATATAGCCCGAGAGGATCTTCTCCGAGCCATCAGTGCGCAGCAGCAGATAACGAATAAAAAAGGAACACTTGCTATCCTGGCAAATGTTCTGATGGAAGTACGCAATAATGAGATTGTCTTTATGGCAACAGATCTGGAGATAAGTCTTCGTCAGGCAGTACCTGCAGAGGTCTTTGAGGAAGGCAGCTTGACTATTCCCTCGAAGAAGCTTTTTGAGTTAGCCCGGGAGTCAGGATCTCCTACATTGAATTTTAAAGAAGGAGAAAAAAACTGGATCAATATCACCGCTGGCAGCAGTACCTATAAACTTGCCGGAATGGTGGCTGACGAGTTTCCGCAGTTTGAGCAGTATAATGAAGATGACTTAGTGGTGATTGAAGGCGAAGTTATTAGTGATCTCATTGATAAGACAATATTTTCTATAGCCACAGAAAAAGAAAATATGTATAATCTCAATGCGGCGCTTTTTCAGCAATTTGTTGAGAATGAAAAAACAGTCTTCAGGATGGTGACCTCAGATGGTCATCGTTTGAGCATTATGCGTCGGGAGAGCAATGGCAGTCCTCTTCCTCATTTTGAAAAATTCATCCTGATTCCCCGACGCGGAATACAGCAGATCCGAAAATTTGGGGAAGAGCAGGATACCTTTCAGCTGGGTATTGAAAAGAAAAAAATCGTCCTGAAAAGTGACGATTCCATCCTGATTATCAGGTTAATGGAAGGGGAATTTCCTGATTTCGAAAATATCCTCAATTTCGTTTCCAAAGAGAGTAATATCCTTATTAACAAAATACTCTTTCTTGAAGCACTGAAACGAATTAACCTCTTTACTGAAGATACCTTTCACGCAATTAAGTTTGAGCTGGAAAATAATCAGCTGGTGCTGACTTCTGAACATGCGGATTTTGGTTCTGCTCGGGACGAAATCGCTATTGAGTATAGCGGAGACAGCCTCTCCTTGGGATTCAACTGCCGCTACTTTATGGATGCCCTACAGGTTATGGAGGGCGAAAATATTCAGGCCTCTATCAGCTCCAATGAAAGTCCCTGCCTTATTACCTCAGAAGAAGACGAGGGATTTTTGGGCATCATCATGCCGATGAAGCTTAGCTAA
- the zwf gene encoding glucose-6-phosphate dehydrogenase gives MEKRSCDFIIFGVMGDLAQRKLLPSLYQLEKAGMLNYDTRIVGVARHDLDQQAFLAEMRKKLKKFVEEPLEREAEEQLLSRMHYVLINLDQPEQYTRLCQLTNQQCRVMVNYFSVAPSLFGDICNGLDHAGLITPETRVVLEKPIGRNLATSRQINDLVAKFFHERQIYRIDHYLGKETVMNLLALRFANSIFTTNWDHNTIDHVQITVAEQVGIEGRWGYFDKSGQLRDMVQNHLMQILTLVAMEPPVNLQDDSLRNEKLKVLKALRPITTKNIERRVVRGQYGPGFIRGKSVPGYLEESGGNPTSSTETFVAIRLDIDNWRWAGVPFYLRTGKAMATKRSEVVINYKQLPHNIFTDSYRSLPANKLVIRLQPDEGVEIEMLNKAPGIGDGIHLQRTMLDLSFSEAFKKERVAGAYERLILDVMQGSQALFIHRDEVEHSWTWIDSIQDAWEKSNEPPKQYPAGTWGPVASVALLARDGREWEE, from the coding sequence ATGGAGAAGCGATCCTGTGATTTTATCATCTTTGGTGTTATGGGGGATCTGGCCCAGCGTAAGCTCTTGCCCTCGCTCTATCAGCTGGAAAAGGCAGGTATGCTTAACTACGATACCAGGATTGTCGGGGTGGCTCGCCATGACCTTGATCAGCAGGCCTTTCTGGCCGAGATGCGGAAAAAACTGAAAAAATTTGTTGAAGAGCCCTTGGAACGTGAGGCGGAAGAGCAGCTTCTTTCCCGGATGCATTATGTGCTGATCAATCTTGATCAACCGGAGCAGTATACGCGCCTCTGCCAGCTGACCAATCAGCAGTGCCGGGTGATGGTGAATTATTTTTCTGTTGCTCCTTCTTTGTTTGGTGATATCTGTAACGGCCTGGACCATGCCGGTCTGATCACCCCGGAGACCAGGGTTGTGCTGGAAAAACCCATTGGCCGTAATCTGGCAACCTCTCGCCAGATCAACGATCTTGTGGCCAAGTTCTTTCATGAACGCCAGATTTACCGCATTGATCATTATCTGGGTAAGGAAACGGTCATGAACCTGTTGGCCTTGCGTTTTGCCAACTCCATTTTCACAACCAACTGGGATCACAACACCATTGATCATGTCCAGATTACTGTGGCAGAGCAGGTGGGCATCGAGGGCCGCTGGGGCTATTTTGATAAATCTGGCCAGTTGCGAGACATGGTGCAGAACCACCTGATGCAGATTCTAACCTTGGTTGCTATGGAGCCGCCTGTCAATTTGCAAGACGACAGCCTGCGTAATGAAAAATTGAAGGTGCTCAAGGCACTGCGTCCGATCACAACGAAAAATATTGAACGAAGAGTGGTACGAGGGCAGTACGGACCAGGATTTATTCGGGGAAAATCTGTTCCTGGCTATTTGGAGGAATCAGGGGGCAATCCGACATCCAGCACAGAGACTTTTGTCGCCATCCGGCTGGATATCGATAACTGGCGTTGGGCCGGGGTGCCTTTTTACCTGCGTACCGGCAAGGCGATGGCCACCAAGCGTTCCGAGGTGGTGATCAACTATAAGCAGCTGCCCCATAATATATTTACCGACTCGTATCGCTCCTTGCCAGCCAATAAGCTCGTAATCCGCCTTCAGCCCGATGAAGGCGTGGAGATAGAGATGCTGAACAAGGCTCCGGGCATCGGGGATGGCATCCATCTTCAGCGCACTATGCTGGATCTCAGTTTTTCCGAGGCCTTTAAAAAGGAGCGAGTTGCCGGTGCCTATGAACGTCTGATTCTGGATGTCATGCAGGGAAGTCAGGCCCTGTTCATTCACCGGGATGAGGTGGAACACTCCTGGACCTGGATCGACTCCATTCAGGATGCCTGGGAAAAATCCAATGAGCCGCCCAAGCAATACCCGGCAGGCACCTGGGGGCCGGTGGCCTCGGTGGCCCTGCTGGCGCGGGATGGGCGGGAGTGGGAGGAGTGA
- a CDS encoding 3-deoxy-7-phosphoheptulonate synthase class II gives MTTATNWTKSSWRNFPVLQQPNWPDEKELNTILQTISVLPPLVFAGEIRELKNKLAKAVQGDAFLLQGGDCSEEFCRCTAPNIRDTLKVLLQMAVTLTYAGEKPVIKVGRIAGQYAKPRSSDTEIVDGVELPSYRGDMCNAEAADPEARIPNPTRLLQGYNMSAASLNLLRAFTRGGFGALDKVQAWNQEFVKQSPMGRSYERMAKQISRTMKFMQNVGFDTNTPQLKEVEFYTSHEALFLGYEEALTREDSLEGGWYDCSGHMLWIGDRTRQIDGAHIEFLRGILNPLGMKVGPKHKIDDILSIVQKLNPNNEAGRITLITRFGAKDIENYLPTLLRAFKKEGMKVLWSCDPMHANIRKTETGHKTRSFDDILSELRQFFEIHWAEGTVPGGVHFELTGADVTECTGGARQLADEELGKNYQTTCDPRLNAEQSLEMAFQIAEMMKS, from the coding sequence ATGACAACTGCAACGAATTGGACCAAATCATCCTGGCGCAATTTTCCGGTTCTGCAACAGCCGAACTGGCCGGATGAAAAAGAATTAAATACTATTCTTCAAACAATCTCCGTTCTCCCTCCGCTGGTTTTTGCCGGTGAAATACGCGAATTGAAAAATAAACTCGCTAAAGCTGTTCAGGGAGACGCCTTTCTCTTGCAAGGAGGCGATTGCTCGGAAGAATTCTGCCGCTGTACGGCCCCGAATATCAGAGATACCCTGAAGGTACTCCTGCAGATGGCGGTGACTCTGACCTACGCTGGTGAAAAGCCGGTTATCAAAGTTGGACGAATTGCTGGACAGTATGCCAAGCCCCGCTCCAGTGATACCGAGATTGTTGACGGTGTGGAATTGCCAAGCTATCGCGGTGACATGTGTAACGCCGAAGCAGCTGACCCGGAAGCGCGTATTCCGAACCCTACTCGGCTGCTGCAAGGGTATAATATGTCTGCTGCCAGCTTGAACCTGCTCCGGGCTTTCACCAGGGGAGGATTTGGTGCTCTGGATAAAGTGCAGGCCTGGAATCAGGAGTTTGTCAAACAATCCCCTATGGGCCGCTCCTATGAGCGAATGGCTAAGCAGATCAGCCGGACCATGAAGTTCATGCAGAACGTGGGGTTTGATACCAATACGCCGCAGTTAAAAGAGGTTGAATTTTACACCTCCCATGAGGCCCTCTTTCTTGGTTATGAAGAGGCGCTAACCCGTGAAGACTCTCTGGAAGGCGGCTGGTATGACTGCTCAGGTCATATGCTCTGGATTGGTGATAGGACCCGCCAGATTGATGGTGCTCATATTGAATTTCTCCGTGGTATCCTCAATCCTTTGGGAATGAAGGTCGGGCCTAAGCATAAGATTGATGATATCCTCTCTATTGTTCAAAAGTTAAACCCGAATAACGAAGCGGGCAGAATAACCCTGATCACCCGCTTTGGAGCAAAGGATATTGAAAACTACCTGCCCACCCTGCTCAGGGCGTTCAAGAAAGAAGGAATGAAAGTCCTCTGGAGTTGCGATCCTATGCATGCCAATATCCGCAAAACAGAGACAGGACATAAGACCCGAAGTTTTGATGATATTCTCTCAGAGTTGCGTCAGTTTTTTGAGATACACTGGGCTGAGGGAACTGTTCCTGGTGGTGTTCATTTTGAGTTGACCGGAGCTGATGTCACAGAGTGTACTGGTGGCGCACGGCAGCTGGCTGATGAGGAGCTGGGGAAGAACTACCAGACTACCTGCGATCCTCGTTTAAATGCGGAACAGTCTTTGGAAATGGCCTTTCAAATTGCTGAAATGATGAAAAGCTAA
- a CDS encoding DUF6515 family protein, with the protein MLQRRQSFEQKRGQERKKTLRTVRICWAVFLSTGLLFTPLTPVFARGFNPVVPGYASPDRGAPVVPRMSQPTRPSRSPDRGYRNRPSSSNRSRNHRSGNYVAPSRRGSFYPSRRSYSAPRHYNRSRRRFSRGSVYATLPLGYAAIMLANDLYYYYSGSFYRPAPGGYMIVDAPVGAVVPSLPFGYSYLVVNGTRYYTYEGNYYLQVSNGYQIVQDPRRRVVQPVLSNQIVVTSNMLNVRSGPGIQYSISGRVYSGDVLQVLQREAGWTYVRLPDNTWGWVMSQFTAPVGVRADG; encoded by the coding sequence ATGTTACAGCGTCGACAGTCTTTTGAACAGAAAAGGGGGCAGGAGAGAAAAAAAACGTTGCGAACCGTAAGGATATGTTGGGCAGTCTTTCTCTCCACAGGATTACTTTTCACCCCGCTTACTCCGGTCTTTGCTCGCGGTTTTAATCCGGTAGTACCAGGGTATGCCTCACCAGACAGAGGGGCTCCGGTAGTACCCCGTATGAGCCAGCCGACAAGACCGTCGCGTTCTCCTGATCGGGGCTATCGAAATCGTCCCTCCTCATCAAACCGGTCACGAAACCATAGATCAGGAAATTATGTTGCTCCGTCGCGTCGTGGGTCTTTCTATCCCTCAAGGCGTTCTTATTCTGCTCCCCGCCATTATAACAGATCACGACGTCGCTTTTCCAGAGGAAGTGTGTATGCAACGCTCCCTTTGGGATATGCAGCGATTATGTTGGCTAATGACTTGTATTACTATTACTCGGGGAGCTTTTATCGCCCTGCTCCTGGGGGGTATATGATTGTTGATGCACCTGTTGGAGCCGTGGTTCCCTCACTTCCTTTTGGCTACAGTTACCTGGTTGTGAACGGGACTCGCTATTATACCTATGAGGGAAACTATTATCTTCAGGTTTCTAATGGGTATCAGATTGTGCAGGATCCGAGAAGAAGGGTCGTGCAGCCTGTTCTCAGTAATCAGATCGTTGTTACCTCAAATATGCTCAATGTTCGTTCTGGTCCAGGTATTCAGTACTCGATATCAGGGAGGGTATATTCTGGAGATGTTCTCCAGGTCCTGCAAAGAGAAGCGGGTTGGACTTATGTGCGGCTGCCCGATAATACCTGGGGCTGGGTTATGAGTCAGTTCACAGCCCCTGTTGGAGTACGTGCTGACGGATAG
- a CDS encoding right-handed parallel beta-helix repeat-containing protein: protein MIRERAVGNGLMNGGVSIVEDNRVDQTGSVGIAVNSSTVLRLNRNQISKTGSPGIVLVFGSKVHEMKDNTMTNTRGPKLVVEESEIYSR, encoded by the coding sequence GTGATCAGAGAACGCGCTGTCGGGAATGGCTTAATGAACGGGGGCGTGAGTATTGTGGAGGATAATCGTGTTGACCAGACCGGCTCTGTGGGAATAGCCGTTAATAGCAGCACGGTCCTGAGGTTGAACCGTAATCAGATAAGCAAAACAGGCTCTCCAGGTATTGTTCTTGTCTTCGGCTCAAAGGTGCATGAGATGAAAGACAATACCATGACTAATACTCGTGGACCCAAGCTGGTCGTTGAGGAGAGCGAGATTTATTCACGCTAA
- a CDS encoding dihydropteroate synthase, translated as MAMTVKAIAESINIMGNRSGSAMKERIQGPIQEMAKEETAAGASYLDLNIGPARKDGTELMPWVVQTVEEAVDTPLCLDTTNTNAMIAGFDVVKNKEAAIMNSISAQPERMEALIPVAAEAKCNVIALLWGPDGMPRDSNERAAMAVDLMMAMNEAGIPNEKILFDPIGTPMTLGADQIASGLEFMMMMPDIAPGAGSTVGLSNVSNGVAEHLRKYLDRTYLIMLMKYGISTAIVNSYDPDLMAICKGERQDLVDLVHGMMDGDMPDPAGLEGAALEHYKTFRCLSGQAIFSESWLDL; from the coding sequence ATGGCAATGACGGTAAAAGCTATCGCCGAGAGCATCAATATCATGGGGAATCGAAGCGGTTCAGCCATGAAAGAACGTATTCAGGGACCTATTCAGGAGATGGCAAAGGAAGAAACTGCTGCTGGAGCCTCCTATCTTGACTTGAATATCGGACCGGCACGTAAGGATGGCACCGAGCTTATGCCTTGGGTTGTGCAGACCGTAGAAGAGGCGGTTGATACCCCTCTCTGTCTGGATACCACCAATACCAACGCTATGATTGCTGGTTTCGATGTGGTAAAAAATAAAGAAGCTGCGATCATGAACTCTATTTCCGCCCAGCCGGAACGAATGGAGGCCCTGATTCCGGTCGCTGCCGAGGCTAAATGTAATGTTATAGCCCTGCTTTGGGGACCTGATGGTATGCCCCGCGACTCAAACGAGCGTGCAGCTATGGCCGTTGACCTGATGATGGCAATGAACGAGGCTGGAATTCCCAACGAGAAAATTCTCTTCGATCCTATTGGTACTCCTATGACCTTGGGTGCAGATCAGATTGCCTCTGGTCTGGAGTTCATGATGATGATGCCGGATATCGCTCCGGGGGCCGGGTCTACCGTTGGTCTGTCCAATGTTTCTAATGGGGTGGCTGAGCACCTGCGGAAATACCTGGATCGCACCTACCTGATCATGCTGATGAAGTATGGTATCAGCACAGCTATTGTTAATTCTTACGATCCAGATCTGATGGCCATCTGTAAAGGGGAACGTCAGGACTTGGTTGATCTGGTGCATGGCATGATGGATGGTGATATGCCTGATCCTGCTGGGCTGGAAGGAGCAGCACTTGAGCATTACAAGACATTCCGCTGCCTTTCCGGTCAGGCTATTTTCTCTGAATCCTGGTTGGATCTGTAA